A stretch of DNA from Rhizobacter sp.:
AACCTCAACTGATCGTTCGTCGACCACGATGAACCTGACCGTGCTCGGCGCAGGGGCGTGGGGCACGGCCGTGGCCGCGAGCACGGCCGCGCGGCACAGCACGGTGCTGTGGGCACGCGACGCCGCGCAGTGCCGGCAGATGCAGGCCGCGCGCGAGAACCTGCGCTACCTGCCCGGCGTGCCGCTGCCCGCCGCGCTGGCGCTGACCGACGACTTCGATGCCGCGCTGGCGCACGCGCGTGGCGACGGCCTGATCGTGCTGGCCACGCCGATGGCCGGCCTGCGCGAGATGCTGCAGCGCCTGCCGGCCGATGCACCCGGCGTGCTGTGGCTGTGCAAGGGTTTCGAAGAAGGCACGGGCCTCCTGGGCCACGAGATCGCGCGGGCCGTGCGGCCGGACGCGGTGCAGGTCGGCATTCTCTCCGGCCCAAGCTTCGCGCTCGAAGTGGCGCGCGGCCAGCCGGTGGCGCTCGTCGTCGCCAGCCAGGACGACGCGCTGTGCCGTCGCGCCGTCGACGCCTTCCATTCCGACGCGATGCGCATCTACGCGTCGAACGACCCGGTGGGTGTGGAGGTCGGCGGTGCGGTGAAGAACGTG
This window harbors:
- a CDS encoding NAD(P)-dependent glycerol-3-phosphate dehydrogenase, yielding MNLTVLGAGAWGTAVAASTAARHSTVLWARDAAQCRQMQAARENLRYLPGVPLPAALALTDDFDAALAHARGDGLIVLATPMAGLREMLQRLPADAPGVLWLCKGFEEGTGLLGHEIARAVRPDAVQVGILSGPSFALEVARGQPVALVVASQDDALCRRAVDAFHSDAMRIYASNDPVGVEVGGAVKNVMAIATGIADGLQLGLNARAALITRGLAEMTRLGLALGARVETFMGLSGLGDLVLTATGDLSRNRKVGLLLAQGLPLPRILQELGHVAEGVACAATVLKRAQASGVDMPITEAVVRVLEGRLQPPQAIQELMSRDARREGA